In Entomomonas moraniae, one DNA window encodes the following:
- a CDS encoding phosphatase domain-containing putative toxin, whose product MLLDVKSYGIAFGTRIILADINFSIDMEKGIVVVMGPGGTGKSTLLRSLAGINKRSSSASTWGEIIYQGHPIDDNNTPLLVQQNAKAMGQPVIECLSEALRKVLDAPKTVPEMRSYIIEQIEKLEIQSMIPYLDEPMIQLPIEYARAANIIRETLTQQPLLLLDEPTTKMTEKGANLLLELIKNISKERVCITILHHQKQAQDIADKVMLLAGGRVQAFESNDDFFKNKKQNEVVAQFLRSGSCYVPAPDADIDALDETAIKPPPLPKEAIGIITKLKEKRQNTLLEASQIKKAPTPTTPTVEAQKNETVDPVLMSGANSVTANLARKNISRSRFVGPNGFHWIVPEQLAGCPMPGIVAPLEYDLSALRDVGITTLVNLTERELPEQILQQYGIKSIQFKIEDRRAPPVMWIKMLLVQIDKLLAGGEVLGVHCLAGLGRTGTILGAWLIKKGLTAEEALKRLRQIDAGYVQSKEQEDLLYSLEDNILIRATSE is encoded by the coding sequence ATGTTACTTGACGTTAAATCATACGGTATAGCATTCGGCACAAGGATTATATTAGCCGATATTAATTTTTCCATAGACATGGAGAAAGGGATTGTTGTCGTTATGGGGCCTGGCGGAACAGGTAAATCAACACTTTTGCGATCTCTTGCAGGTATAAATAAACGCTCAAGCAGTGCTAGTACATGGGGTGAAATTATCTATCAAGGCCACCCCATTGATGATAATAATACTCCCCTATTGGTTCAGCAAAATGCTAAAGCCATGGGACAGCCTGTTATAGAATGCCTTTCTGAAGCTTTACGTAAAGTTCTTGATGCACCTAAAACTGTTCCTGAAATGCGTAGTTATATTATTGAACAAATCGAAAAATTAGAAATTCAGTCAATGATTCCCTATTTAGATGAACCAATGATTCAATTGCCGATTGAATATGCAAGAGCTGCCAACATAATACGAGAAACGCTTACTCAACAACCTCTTTTACTGTTAGATGAACCAACCACAAAAATGACAGAAAAAGGGGCTAACTTACTGCTTGAGTTAATTAAGAATATAAGTAAAGAACGTGTTTGTATCACCATTTTACACCATCAAAAGCAGGCCCAAGATATTGCTGACAAAGTTATGTTACTTGCTGGCGGTCGTGTACAAGCTTTCGAAAGTAATGATGACTTTTTCAAAAATAAAAAACAAAACGAAGTGGTCGCACAATTCTTACGCTCGGGGAGCTGCTATGTTCCTGCCCCTGATGCTGATATTGATGCATTAGATGAAACAGCCATCAAGCCCCCTCCCTTACCTAAGGAAGCGATTGGGATTATCACAAAACTCAAAGAAAAACGACAAAACACCCTACTAGAAGCGTCACAAATTAAAAAAGCGCCGACACCAACTACCCCTACAGTGGAAGCTCAGAAAAATGAGACAGTTGACCCCGTACTAATGAGTGGTGCTAATTCAGTAACCGCTAACTTAGCAAGAAAAAACATCTCACGCAGTCGTTTTGTTGGCCCCAATGGTTTCCATTGGATTGTGCCAGAACAACTTGCTGGCTGCCCAATGCCCGGCATCGTTGCACCATTAGAATATGACCTATCAGCATTGCGTGATGTTGGTATTACGACTCTTGTTAACCTCACTGAACGAGAGCTTCCTGAACAAATACTACAACAATATGGTATCAAAAGTATCCAATTCAAAATTGAAGACCGCCGAGCACCTCCTGTCATGTGGATAAAAATGCTATTGGTACAAATAGATAAACTATTAGCGGGTGGAGAAGTGCTAGGTGTTCACTGCTTAGCTGGGCTTGGAAGAACTGGCACAATTCTTGGTGCTTGGCTAATAAAAAAGGGACTCACTGCGGAAGAGGCTTTAAAAAGATTAAGGCAAATTGATGCGGGTTATGTACAATCAAAAGAACAAGAGGATTTACTTTATTCATTAGAAGATAATATATTAATTAGAGCAACAAGTGAGTGA
- a CDS encoding LysR family transcriptional regulator, giving the protein MDIANLSAFIAVAETASFSLAAERLFLTQPAISKRIINLEESLNTKLFDRIGRTTQLTEAGKALLPHAYHIITEIKDASRKLSNLEKDVKGTLTIAISHHIGLHRLPPVLKTFTKTYPQVNLDIHFLDSEKAYDAVLHGQVELAIITLAPQTPSPLMAKIIWYDELKFVCSPDNPLAKLKNIDLKTLSKHPAIFPGVGTFTHDIINNYFLRAHLIPHVIMCTNYMETIKMLASIGIAWSIIPSTMIDNQVIELNTINIELTRNLGYLFHHERTLSQATIKFIELLDQCARII; this is encoded by the coding sequence ATGGATATTGCTAACTTGAGTGCTTTTATAGCCGTTGCTGAAACGGCTAGTTTTTCCTTAGCGGCTGAACGGTTATTCCTCACACAACCTGCTATCAGTAAACGCATTATTAATCTTGAAGAATCACTTAATACCAAACTATTTGACCGAATTGGTCGCACAACACAACTGACAGAAGCTGGGAAAGCATTACTACCTCATGCTTATCATATTATTACTGAAATTAAAGATGCAAGTCGCAAACTATCTAACTTAGAAAAAGACGTTAAAGGAACACTAACCATTGCTATTAGCCATCATATTGGCTTACATCGATTACCCCCCGTTTTGAAAACATTTACCAAAACCTATCCACAGGTCAATCTTGATATTCATTTTCTAGACTCAGAGAAAGCATATGATGCGGTGCTGCATGGACAAGTGGAACTAGCCATTATTACGCTAGCCCCACAAACACCCAGCCCCCTCATGGCAAAAATAATATGGTATGATGAGCTAAAGTTTGTTTGCTCTCCAGATAATCCATTAGCCAAACTAAAAAATATAGACTTAAAGACACTATCAAAACACCCTGCTATTTTCCCTGGGGTAGGTACATTTACTCATGACATTATCAACAATTATTTTCTACGGGCTCATTTAATCCCCCATGTCATTATGTGTACCAATTATATGGAAACTATAAAAATGCTGGCCTCTATTGGTATAGCGTGGAGCATAATCCCCTCCACAATGATTGATAATCAAGTCATCGAACTAAATACAATTAACATCGAATTAACAAGAAACTTAGGGTATTTATTCCATCATGAGCGTACATTATCCCAAGCCACAATAAAATTTATAGAACTTTTAGATCAGTGTGCTAGAATAATATAG
- a CDS encoding sigma-54-dependent transcriptional regulator produces the protein MTQTKILIIDDEPDIRELLEITLGRLKLQTRSVGTIKDATEILKKEDFCMCLTDMKLPDGDGLDFISYTQQHYPQMPIAMITAHGSMDTAIIALKAGAFDYLTKPIDLNRLREIIKSALNLNTNKVDNIPLDKQFLGENPLIQTLRDQVNKVARSQAPVYINGESGTGKEVIAHLIHLQGSRAKQSFIAVNCGAIPSELMESEFFGHRKGSFTGANQDKIGLFQAAQGGTLFLDEVADLPLNMQVKLLRAIQEKSIRVVGDQQEQPIDVRILCATHADLAARVVDGKFRQDLYYRLNVIELKIPPLRAHKDDIPLLANALIKRAEYNVELSNAAIEKLKTYDFPGNVRELENILERAYTLCENGVIQPTDLRFASITSIEVASSPILQQPIQPRTSNSVVTRPSTTNLDHLPDLSEVDNLEEYLELIERKILTQALDENRWNRTAAAERLGLSFRSMRYRLKKLGID, from the coding sequence ATGACTCAAACAAAAATTTTAATTATAGACGATGAGCCAGATATTAGAGAACTTCTAGAAATAACACTGGGGCGTTTAAAATTACAAACGCGCTCAGTAGGTACTATAAAAGATGCAACAGAAATACTTAAAAAAGAAGATTTCTGTATGTGTCTAACAGATATGAAACTGCCTGATGGGGACGGTTTAGACTTTATCTCCTATACACAACAACATTATCCACAAATGCCTATTGCCATGATTACCGCACACGGGAGCATGGACACCGCTATTATTGCTTTAAAAGCAGGGGCATTTGATTATCTGACTAAACCAATCGATTTAAATCGTTTACGTGAAATTATAAAGTCAGCGCTGAATTTGAATACGAATAAAGTGGATAACATTCCTCTTGATAAACAGTTCCTGGGAGAAAATCCTCTTATTCAGACATTACGCGATCAAGTCAATAAGGTAGCAAGGAGCCAAGCCCCTGTATATATTAATGGGGAGTCAGGGACAGGGAAAGAAGTAATTGCACACTTAATTCACTTACAAGGTTCCCGCGCAAAACAATCTTTTATTGCTGTAAACTGTGGAGCAATCCCTTCAGAACTTATGGAAAGTGAATTTTTTGGTCACCGTAAAGGAAGTTTTACAGGAGCCAACCAAGATAAAATCGGCCTTTTCCAAGCAGCTCAAGGTGGAACCCTCTTTTTAGATGAAGTGGCTGATCTTCCACTCAATATGCAAGTAAAATTACTCCGTGCTATCCAAGAAAAATCAATTCGTGTTGTTGGTGATCAACAAGAACAACCCATTGATGTAAGAATTCTTTGTGCAACACATGCTGATTTAGCCGCCAGAGTGGTTGATGGAAAATTCAGACAAGACCTTTATTATCGACTCAATGTTATTGAGTTAAAAATTCCTCCGCTTAGGGCTCATAAGGACGATATTCCATTATTGGCAAATGCGCTGATAAAAAGAGCAGAATATAATGTTGAATTATCAAATGCGGCCATTGAAAAGCTCAAAACCTATGATTTCCCAGGCAACGTTCGTGAACTAGAAAATATTTTAGAGCGGGCTTATACACTTTGTGAAAATGGAGTTATTCAACCTACTGACTTACGCTTTGCCAGCATAACCTCTATAGAAGTGGCATCGTCCCCTATACTGCAACAACCAATACAGCCCAGAACTTCAAACTCAGTGGTCACAAGGCCATCAACAACTAATCTAGATCATCTTCCTGACTTAAGCGAAGTGGATAATCTAGAGGAGTATCTCGAACTCATAGAAAGAAAAATTCTCACTCAAGCACTGGATGAAAATCGTTGGAATAGAACAGCTGCGGCTGAACGACTTGGATTATCATTTCGCTCCATGCGCTATCGCTTAAAAAAACTAGGCATAGACTAA
- a CDS encoding two-component system sensor histidine kinase NtrB yields the protein MIFQSESTFHATKRILFLYQLYRIALSLLLILVVSVSLDHWLLNVANQQLFFVTCWVYFLCNLISLFFSLSNNPKLALSLIFFDIIILSILFYAAAGPSSGIGNLLIVTVAIANSLFRGQIGLLIAAISSIAIVLLTGLLSLSTNISISTYIQAATLGALCFISAVLIQNLITRMRTSEALAKQKASDVANLQILNNIIVEQMPSGVLLVNKTGQIIMANNEALHLLDEPVLNGLSVANIFPELYTAIKQWLNNPKLELQPLQPAKKNLHKLRPTIVQSRHSNQLVILVFLESIEMIAKQVQQIKLASLGHLTASIAHEIRNPLGALSHAVQLLKESENMDTQDHRLLQIILNNSDRMNNIISNVLQLSRKKPSHTYNYEMKPLELTSWLENFIIEYQETLRPDQLIELDIATRPIYTYIIPSQLHQIVTNLANNGFRHTKKENEATHIWLMLYIDSATQLPQLDILDNGLGVPIEYEDKLFEPFFTTSNDGTGTGLGLFVTKELCESNQAQLTYLPRKNGGSCFRVTFCSATSIL from the coding sequence TTGATCTTTCAATCAGAAAGTACTTTTCACGCCACAAAACGTATTCTATTCTTATATCAACTGTATCGGATCGCACTTAGCCTTCTTCTAATTTTAGTTGTTTCTGTCAGCCTTGATCATTGGTTACTCAATGTAGCAAACCAACAACTATTCTTTGTGACTTGCTGGGTTTATTTTCTTTGTAATTTAATCTCTTTATTTTTCTCTTTATCCAATAACCCTAAGCTCGCATTATCGCTGATTTTTTTTGATATCATCATTCTCTCCATCTTGTTCTATGCAGCGGCTGGGCCCTCAAGTGGTATAGGGAACTTACTTATTGTTACTGTTGCTATTGCCAATAGTCTTTTTCGTGGACAAATCGGCCTACTTATTGCAGCCATTAGCAGTATTGCCATTGTTTTACTGACTGGACTACTATCGCTTAGCACCAATATATCCATTTCAACTTACATACAAGCCGCGACACTGGGAGCTTTGTGTTTTATTAGTGCAGTGTTAATTCAAAATCTCATTACACGGATGAGAACCAGTGAAGCACTCGCTAAACAAAAAGCATCTGATGTCGCTAATCTACAAATCCTCAACAATATTATTGTAGAACAAATGCCATCAGGTGTTTTGTTAGTCAATAAGACAGGACAAATCATCATGGCTAATAATGAAGCACTTCATTTATTAGATGAGCCTGTCTTAAACGGACTATCTGTTGCTAATATTTTTCCAGAACTCTACACGGCGATTAAACAATGGCTTAACAACCCAAAACTAGAATTACAACCACTTCAACCTGCAAAAAAGAATCTTCATAAATTACGTCCAACCATTGTTCAGTCGCGCCATAGTAATCAGCTCGTAATTCTCGTTTTCTTAGAGAGCATAGAAATGATAGCCAAGCAAGTGCAACAAATAAAATTGGCATCATTGGGCCATTTAACCGCAAGCATTGCCCATGAAATACGCAACCCATTAGGGGCACTTAGCCATGCTGTACAATTATTAAAAGAATCTGAAAATATGGATACACAAGATCATCGATTATTACAGATTATTTTAAATAACTCTGATCGAATGAACAATATTATTAGTAACGTATTACAACTATCAAGAAAAAAACCGAGTCATACTTACAACTATGAAATGAAGCCACTTGAACTAACGTCATGGTTAGAAAACTTCATTATTGAATACCAAGAAACATTGAGGCCCGATCAACTAATTGAGTTAGACATTGCCACACGGCCCATTTATACGTATATTATCCCTTCACAATTACATCAAATTGTTACGAATCTGGCTAATAATGGTTTTCGTCACACGAAAAAAGAGAATGAAGCGACCCATATTTGGTTAATGCTGTACATTGATAGTGCAACTCAACTACCCCAATTAGATATTTTAGACAATGGGCTCGGTGTTCCTATCGAATATGAAGATAAATTATTTGAACCTTTTTTTACAACCAGCAATGATGGTACAGGAACAGGGCTAGGACTATTCGTTACAAAAGAATTATGTGAAAGCAATCAAGCACAATTAACCTACTTGCCTAGAAAAAATGGCGGTAGCTGTTTTCGTGTTACTTTTTGTTCAGCCACATCGATACTTTAG
- a CDS encoding PP0621 family protein produces the protein MFKLFLFIIIIFAIYTLWQHVQKLKVQAGKKNTDEIKPMQQCYFCQVYVSQEEAIKGPNGHWYCCAEHAQKVEK, from the coding sequence ATGTTTAAACTTTTCCTATTTATCATCATTATTTTTGCTATTTATACGCTATGGCAACATGTGCAAAAGCTTAAAGTACAAGCGGGCAAAAAAAATACTGATGAGATCAAACCAATGCAACAGTGCTATTTTTGTCAAGTTTATGTATCACAAGAAGAAGCAATAAAAGGCCCCAATGGACATTGGTATTGTTGCGCTGAACACGCCCAAAAGGTGGAGAAGTAA